The genome window TCAGGTCACCTGGGGAAACCTGTTACTAGTTGGGTGATGTGCCCAACATGTAGACAACATACTGATTATAGAAATATTGCCTATGCTGTTGATAGGGAGCATAAATCAGACGAAATTCCATTTGACATCAGTGAGAATTCTGAAGCTTCTATTACCGTTCAAGGATCTTATAGTACGAAGGTATTTTACCATTCCACCTATGATTGTGATAGATGTGAGTATGTGACTTGCCATTCTAAAAACAGTTAGCCCTACTCCTTAcccttttaatttatatatatatgtgtgtgtgtgtgtgtgtgtgtgtgtgtgtgtcgtaAACTTCTAGACTATGCACCTATAGTTGTGATGGATGGTTTTGTAGGTTGAAGCTGTGACAAGAAGAATTTTATGGATCAACTCCAAAAATTCAACCGCGAAGGTCCTTGTTTTTAGCAGTTGGAATGATGTTCTTGACGTCTTGGCACATGCTTTTGCTGCAAACGATATTAGCTACATAAGAATGAAAGGGGGCAGGTAAACATTTTGTTAAAACTTATTCAGCGCTTAATTTTGCGATTGTTCTAGTGGAAATGAATTCACATTCAAAACATTGTTTGGAAGAGAGAATAAAACGAGGTGTCATGAATCCATACGTATGTCCACGTGTTCTTGCTGCATCTCACTCACTTATTCAGATTTTCCTGCATAATATTTGGGTATTAATAATCAAAATCAGTGTGTCATAACTGGCTGATATTGACGCTTTAATTTGCATAGACTAATGTTCATAGCGCTGGCCGTGCAGAAAAGCGCATGCTGCCATCAACCATTTCAGAGGGCAAAACAGTAATTCTATAGGACGCGGTAGGAGTGAAGACAGGCAGCCAGAAACCAAACCAGTTCAGGTCTTACTGATCTTGATTCAACATGGAGCCAATGGCCTCAACCTTCTAGAAGCCGAGCACGTGATTCTTGTTGAGCCATTGCTCAATCCAGCTGCAGAAGCACAAGCCATTAGCAGGGTGCACCGGATAGGGCAAGCGAAGAAAACCCTCGTCCATCGTTTTATAGTACGTATCCTCTCCTCAATATACATACATGTGCGAGAATGCAAACACAATTACGAAATCAACCCTTTCGTGCCCTTGAAACAGGTGAAGGACACAGTTGAAGAAAGCATATACAAACTGAACAAGAGCAGGACTGCAGATTCATTTGTTAGCGGAAATCGAAAGAACCAAGATCAGCCTGTTTTGACACTCAAAGACATTGAATCCTTATTCAGAGTGGACCAAAACCCTTCTTCTGGGAGCTTGATGCATTTGCCACCATCTGTTGCTGCTGCTTTGGCTGCTGAGAGGAGGCTAGCAGAGAACACAACATCAAGCTAAGATCTTTCACTTGCAAAaagatatgtgtatatatacaacaCATATATACCGacagtatatcaaatattttctcTACCTTCCGGTTTCGCCCTCAATTTCCCACCCAGCTTCCATCATTCTTGGAACCTTGTcattaccaagtcaacagccCAACTAATCTGACTAGGGTTGCCCCTAACGGTGTAGACTTTTTGTTATAGATTATTTCGTCACTAAACTACATTGTACATTTAACTTCTTCTCTACATTCAGGTAAAATAGTACTGTGTTCAGTTTCTTTTCACATTCACAGATTGAGTAGGCTCTTGTAAACCATAGTATTGTATCATAGCTTCATAGAAATCTCTATTGATAACAATAAAAAATTGGTGGTTTATCTTTTGTATGATGGgtgcaaaatgtttttttaagcACTATAGGCATATAATGTgatatacggagtactaattACCTTACAAATGAAGATAATTATGGGTGTTTGATTCGTACgtgggaatcaaatacttgtgGGGTGTGTTTGATTCGCACCTAGGAATCGGAATAAAAATGTGAATTAAATACGGTGTGTTTAGTTTAtacattaaaattgaaattagaatcaaatatttggtaatgatATTTATACGGATGGACATAATAAATAAGGGAAGAAAAATATCTTAATCCTTGTAGATGCCCTGATAAACTTTGCTATCTTTCCCCAGGCAAATTGGCATGGGCACAACTGAATGGCACCTTTATGGCCGTTGATTTCATCACTGATTACGTAATACCCTCCCGACAGGACAATCGCAGCCGCAATCATTAGTCCGACAGGCATGGAGGTAAGTCACGTAAAACAAGCGCGCCGCAATTCTACTGCTCTATCCACTGTCTTCCATGTGGCACCACATCTATACAACGTGGCGTCTTTGAAATGTGCACCGCCACGTGGCTCAAATACATGACGTGGCGCTCAATTTCTACTGCCACGTGGCACATACCCCATAATTACCGTGTAGACTCTTCTATTTATGTCGTGCCGAAATCGGAATCTTCGTAGGAACCAAATCTATTTATATTCGATATCTCCCAACAAACCCATATCTTTTTATCTGATTCTAATTTCTATTAATCTGCCACTCAAAAACTAACTGAGTAAACTAACTGAGTAGAGTGCTTTTAATCTGTTAGCTATGGAGGCTTGTCTATTCTCTATCAAACCCACACCTACACCCAGAATCAAGATTTCTCCGGTTCCGGCACTGCCCCGCTGCGTTCACGGCGGCAGTAGGCGGTTGCAGAGGTCGACGGCGGTGAAATGCGGCGGAGGGGGGAGTTCAGTGCCGGAGTTGGAAAGGAAACTGGAGGAAGAATTGGCCGGAAtggggagagagagagggaagtGTTATGAGGTGAATGGGGTAGCTGAGCTGTTGGAGTGTCTGGAAAGAGAAGCCATCATGGGAGATGATGAAGGAAGAGACCCAAATGATTACAATCGAAGGGCCCAGATTTTTGACAAAAGTTCAAGAATTTTCCAGGCTCTCAAGGAAAACAGTAGCAGCAGTGATGCCATTCTTGATTCTTCTCCAGATTAGATGTCACACAATCTTTTGTGTTGAGTTTTAACTAATAGTGTTTGTGTATTGtactaatataatataataatagtgTTTGTGTATTCAAGAATTCActatcaatatgaaaatgtggACTATTGAGAGAATATAATGATCATGGAATCAAATGAAAGGTGTTATCATGTCAGGGAAGATCCATTTTTTCCTATTCATATAATGGTCATAACTTAAACAAGATTAAAACAAGTGCTATAAGAGTTAAGTTAAAGGGAACTTGACATCTGGGCAGGGCTGTTCTGCTTACTCTCCATGATCTTTGCTGTCTTTCGACCCTTGTCTGGACCACCGATAATGCCCCATCTCTCGAACTGCCTTTGACGAGCTCTGGCTCGCTCTTTCTCTTCTTCGGATTTCGATGAGAAACAGTACGGACAGGAGACGCCGTACTCCCACTCTGGAGCGTCCATGTCTGCATCGCTCACTGGTTGCTTGCAACCGTAGCAAAGTTTGAATGTGCCTTGGGCCAAACCGTGTTCAACTGAAACGCGCTTATCAAACACAAAGCATTCCCCCTCCCAGAGGCTCTCTGTCTCGGGAACTTCCTCGAGATACTTCAAAATCCCCCCTTCCAGATGATAAACCTGGTAATCAATCAGGAACGGGCAGAAAAGATAACGGTTTGCATAAGCAAGGCGGCAAAGctatgaaaactgaaaagttctTAATGTGATCCTTGGATAGACTGATCAACATGCTAGTTTAGGCATAACAAAATCTTGGGCAAATTTATAAATGAAAGAGGAAAGGTTACCTCCTCAAACCCGTTCCTTAGGAGCAAACTTGAAGCTTTTTCACAGCGAATTCCACCTGTGCAGTACATTGCCACTTTGGGCAGTGGTTTCTTTTCCATTTCCGTAGCTTGCTTTTCTGACCCTCCAGTAGAACCAGCAGAGTGCATCTGATTTTCCGATTCTCCAAGTTCAAAGCGATCCTCAACCCAGGTTGGGAAATCCCGGAATGCAGCTGTACATGGATCTACTGCACCTTTGAACTTCCCAATTCTAGTTTCATAGTCATTGCGCACATCAATAACAACCTAACGAGTAATGCAATTAATTCAGTCCAGTCCCAAGTCAAGATTCAAGACCAAGAAATGGCAAATTCTAGCTCAAGTGTTAAAATGCTCAGTTGATATAGAATGCAAAAATAGATGTCGAACTGATCCCATTGTAACAGGAAATGATGCAATAGATCATTCATGAGGGTTAAAGTACTGCTCAATGCAAGAGACTTCTGTATGGTCAATCTGAAGGCTAGATTTTTCCGCACGTCTAAAGTTTATTGCTTTGTACCATTAATGCTAGAAATTCAAAGCTTGAAATGATGATATATAACATATGATTATTCAGATATGAGCAAACCAATATCGCTATCAACGCAAAGCAACTTACAACATCTGGATCACTTATCAGCGCATTCCAATCCTTAGGCTTAATGTATTTGCCAACTCTTTCAATTGGTGAGACAGATGGCATGCCAAGCGTGACTATCTGCCAAAAGAACAGTAAAATTGAATCTAAATCAGCATCCCATACCTGAAGAACAAATGCTAACAACAGAGGAACGGTGTTGCACTCAAAAGCAGTAAATAACAAGTCATTGTTCGAATTTAGTTCGTGTTACCTCTTTCTTCAGCTTAACCCTAACATGGTCCCATCGAAACGGAGCATCTTCACCAGCAGCAAGAGGGGAGCTGCTCGTATGTCCATGATGAATAGCCTCTTCCTCAGGACTCACTGGTGACTCCACCCGTCTAAGTCCCTTTAGGCGGTCACCACATTGAATGAATGCAAGAACCTCTTCCACTGATTCCCGGGTGCCACATATGCTGCCATTTATTCCTTCTGGTGCAAGAATAATCCCACCTGACACACGCTGAATATGATCAGCTAGGTAAGGTACCAATGGCAGGGAAAACCACAATTAACTACAAATTTTCAGTTAAAAGTAAAATGTAGGCATTCAAGAAAAACCATATACTGATATTGCTgataattattgtaaaaaatgcaatctttttgttgttgttgtgtatGTCTCATATGTACAATTTTTTGGTTGTTCTGTATGTCTCATATATACGAGAAGATGATAGGTGTTGGACAGATAGAACGGATTAGAGTAACTTTGTACATTACCTTGTTTAGGGAGGGTTACATATAAATATGCAATAGCTATATCATGGACCCCAACCCCgtcaatttacatactgaatgctcacaattaataaaagaacagATTTGCTGCCTTAGccattatttttcaattattgtTCTTGATTATCTCAACTTTTTTCAGTAAAGGAAGCAACTTTCTCATTTAAGCTTTGAATTATAACTATGAAAGTGATTAAAGAAAGCCTTGAAGCTTTGTTAAACTAAGCAAAAACACCAATCAATATCGAAATTGACTATAGAGATAGTTAATTAGGCATTCTACAGTGAGAAAGCAATATACCAGTTGCTCACAGAGCTCCTTCAATGGCTTCCTAAGCTCGGCGTGGTCGGGAAAATTCGCGAACTTATAGAAGGAAACAACCACCAGATTAGGCTCCGCGCTGGTGGAATCGGACTCTTCGTTTCCCAATTCCGCCGCCGGTAAGGGAATAGAATTCGTGGCGGGTGTAGAAGCGAAGCATTTGGAGATAGTAGCATTTTGAGGTGCGGTGGAGAGAGCGAATTTGGGATTGGAAAAGAAAGGGAAGCTTAGCGCCGCCAGTGATGGTGGTTCCGAGGTGGATTTCATGGCGGGACGGCGGACGatagggttagggttagggttagggtttgggGAAATAGTTGAGGATGTGGACAGCATCCTCGGCGCCGCCATTGACGCCGTTCTTCTAAAGGAAGGGAGAGCCGCTTGCATCTAGACGGTGACGGTCGCTTCCATCTCCATCCATTTCTTGccttgatgtttttttttaaggccTTCAACTTTATCTTCAAAAGTCAATAgatctttaaatttttaaaaaagtataattatatactttaacatgttatattgagATAATGGAGTTTAAAAATCAGTAAATGACATACTATTACATATCATCTCAAGCGATAGCTAAACTGTTGCATGTCGCCATCTACCAAAGAACATATCATCTCAAGCGATAGCTAAACTGTTGCATGTCGCCATCTACCAAAGAAGGCGAACAATTCACCTTCTCCATGGAAGGCAACCAACTGGTGGCCTTCGAGGGGGTCAGGGGCCATCCatgttggtcgccttctctggtAGACAGCGACCGGCAACAATTCAATCTTCGTCTGTCGTCAAATTTTTGCAGGAGATGTTTTCGGAATCGAAATGACATGTAATAGCAAGTCATTTAGTGATTCTTGGATTTCAATGCATCAATTTAACATATTAAAGAGtgtaattacattttttaaaagtttagggaccaaatttactttttaagtaaagtttatgagcttatttgacttttttttcttattatcaaTTTACTAgtatggagtaatatttttaaagcaATGCGATGGTATTGATCGTCGCTTTGCCAATTACtatatttttaaaggaaaaaaaaaaggaaaatatcaCTTTTACTCTTAAATTCTACTTCTAACTTTTACTTCATCTTGCACaattttgatgttgacattttcaTTGGGATCCACATGACATTTAGGAAATAAAAGTGATACAGTTGAAATGAAGAGTACACGTAATAaaactcttttaaaaattaacttttagaAGGAGTGACTAAGTGACTATAACGTGATCCTTGTATCAGAAgtttatgagtttgattttttGTAAACACGCTCTCCGTCTTTCCTAGTGTGATGAAAACCTTCAGATAATAGTTTGAGGCATCCCTCGTCAGCCATTTAGTATAACCAAACATACATTTTGAGTTACACATTATGATGTCAATTTAtgccttatatatataaataaagagaaTCACATGAGAATAAACTTTCAGGACAAAACTAATTAAGAAGTAATCTCGACTTTACATTCGGAAAAATCGCACAGTagtgataaaataaaattaaaaaatgtgattacatttatataattatcaccaattttaccgtacaatttttaatactatataatgCACTTCTCAAAATTATcacaaaatatacattatattgttaaaagaaatgcactctatatatatatactattaaaagTCCACTTTATAGTGTTATAAATTACACTTTATAATACTTGagttaattttaaaactctattgCAGGTCAACAGACTTATCACATGACAAATTCTGCTTGATGCATTGATTTTAAGTAGTTCACTCATTTTTTGCCTCTCCATTAAGTCAAACAAGATAAGTACATTATGCAATGTTTCCACAATCTAGTGAAAAACTGGTTAATAATTGGCTAAAGTAATAaagttttcttaattattttttaggcGCAACATTTTGGTCCGATAAATAGTTAAGATTTTTTAagaatttgttaaatatttattttatttgaaagtgTTGATTTATACTCTACGATATATTTTGGGGAGGGGAGAGATCAATAAAAAGTTTCTCTGATCTCAAGTTACAAATTATTGCCCGCATCAGTCGCATGGCAGTTCAACTGGTCACAACGATGAAGTTTGAAAGAAGATATCAGGGATCGTTGAGTTACCATTATTTACATCATCGCTTTGTCGGGACATTGATGTTAGGTTATGTATAACTCTATAAAGGaaaaaaggttttaaaaatacaaaaacaaaaaatcaaggcaaatggtgatcctaatataatgacatctaaaacattggaaaaaatcaaaatcaaaatctaaaagcactaatccaaattaaaaaatttaattactaatAAAATGACATTATGATTTAATGACATAGAATAACTATCTCAAATGAGATGTCATCATTAGTCCGAGTCCAGTTGGGCGGTATTGACAGACGCTAACTATGatatatcaattttatttatgattatttCACTTATATAAACCGACCATTTGAGATAAGATAGAATATAAAGCATACAAGTAGAAATTTCCGTTCATAATTTTCAGAGGTTAGGTGCAAAAAAGGTACGTACAAATGTACATCTCATTAAGTTATATTTTATAGGTTGAAAGCAAGTCAACTAAATCGTCCaacaaaaacaagaataattattagttatagATATAGTGTGATTCGGTCAATTGCAAATATCTATGgcgatttttcttttaaaatactTCAACTATAATTATGCACGATATATCTACTGAATTATATGTGATATTATTAGTACATGTACTAGCAATATGTaaaataacacacacacacacatatatacatatatatatatataggattagTTTCAAATGTGAAGTTATGATCCAATGGTATCATGTGAACTTGTTAATCATTTTGCACCGTTGATTGGACATGATCTTATGACTAGAATAGTTCTTTGGTGTGTTGTGGGTTTTATGTGGTGCATTGCACGGTGTGGTGAATTGCACTGTGTTACTAATACGCATGGCACTATGGAGATCTCAGTCGcccattcaaatattttaactaTACATCCAGGTCTACCGGTTCACATGATATCATAAGTTCACACctgaaactatatatatatacacacacagggTATAAAAAGTATTAGTGTTGAACTAGAAATTCTCATGAATTATTATTCACTGTTCTTTGTTGATGATTGGTTAGGTGCATGGAACTTTagcattttaataaattattaaatatatgaatatgtcATGTAATAGTATTGAAAAGAGATTGCAGACATGATATGATATTGCTTAGTAATTGCCTTAGCTTGATTCATCGTCTTTATTTGAGGAAGCAAAATTCCAATAGACAATATTGTTGTGGAAAGATGACACAATTCAAATTCCTATCATTTTTCTTGACCAAAAGTTGAATTCAATTTCTATGTCAATactatttaaatatatacttttaatatataataatacaaagcaaaattttctcATATCCCTTattaaaaaagatttaaaaaagatttaaaaaagaaaaaagaacaagaTGGAGATGTAAGCCACACCTGATAAATATTACGtagtattagatttttttttatttttatttttgaaaacatgtagTATTAGATTTTATTTGCAAGTTAAATGAATACTATTATTTTCCACTATTGATTTTACCTCATAATGTTCATTTCCTGATATGTcaataaatttcttttatttattgacTATGTGAATTGGGCGACTGCACCTAACgttaaaataatttacttattaatcaaatactcagtataaaataaataaatcagatACGGTTGGATTGGATTAAAAATCTTTTTACTTAATATCCAAacaaatatacacacacagcATGATAGCAATAGATATCTTTATCTGATGCATACATTGCATCTGGACAAAATTCTATCCACTATGAACACTACAGGTACCACTACCTATATGTGTGAGAGAAACCTGATGAATATAACTCGATTGATTaattagcttaaaataagttcaaagcatttactttattatattaGTAATCGTAGTACGGTATGAGTTTGGCGATCTTACAAACAAAAACAGCAATGATAAGTCCTCAAAacgtatatatgtgtgtgtgcatgCATAACATATATATGAGTTTGAAAACGTAAAAGTTGATGATAGAACAAATTGAGAGCCGCCGAAAAGTGATAAGAAATttagagtaaaaaattaaaaaaaaaatttggctAAACTATTTTTTGAATACCAATTTGACTAACTTTTTTATAGTAGAGTTTGATTATCCAAAAATGTTCTTcactattattaataattaccaATAAAGGTGTCAAAAAATTTAGACCACTATGTCAACCAAGATAATTagtggtttcaaaaaaaaatttaccactCGAtgatcagatttttttttttaacataataatattattattattttattattattattttttaatcattttcttTAGCTTCTTCCAGGAACCTTCCTCCTCTATTATTCCCTATCCTTCTCTTTTCCTTTACTTCTGTTCAACCTCACGGTAgttgaaaaaattgaaatttataggAAATTAATTTTGTCCTTTTCACTAGTGGTCGGaattaagaaaattttcaaccaTGATTAATATTGCTCTAAAATAATGGTTGACtaaagcaaaaaataaaaattgaaaaactaaaaaacaaattaaaaaaaaaaagttttacaaaaattaaaaaatgtattattggATATAGATGatagattatatataaatataaaaagatataGTGACTCTCCTGTGAGACCGTCTTATTACGGATCCTTATCCGTAGTTGATAATAAGAATTCCTTTGATTTAATTGTATAAATTTTCTTGACATACAATATCTTATATATGAGAGGAGAAGACTGATTTTCACGGCACACTTGATATGAGCTCTTATTGATTAGTCACCGCTTAGGCCCTTTCTCACCGTGTATATATGAGAAGTCTAGGCAAATGTTATTGATCTTGTAGACTTAATGTTGGAAATCAAaggaaaaagggggaaaaaaaaggaaggtaaattgtaatattttacaATACTATACCACAAAGCTAAGTATACTatgatatattaatatgtaGTGTTGTCAAGTGCATTttaatgtttgaaaaaattattaaaatattatcgtGTTTCTTCTTTCATTGCTTTATGTCCATTAAACTTTTTTCGATAAATGGACTGTTgagattgatttttaattttcttttttagaacATAAACTCGATGGATCAAAGGTATTAACAAGAATTGAACTCGTTAcatttattttactattttagtaCTAATTAAAGTCATGCGCCATTGTGTTGTGTTGTATAAAAGAAGAGCTGTGGGGTTTGTTATTTATCATGGCATATTGGCCATTAATAAGCAAGGGAAGATTCGAAAATGAAAAGGTCAAAGACTTTTGAAAATTGTGTACATTACTACATATATTCTATCCTTTCTCCACACGtttatataatgtactttaactCGATCGATTGAGAAAAATTATTTGTGGAGAATATGCTAGAATTTAAGCCCGACAATCGGGGTCGAATCTATGACCAGTCATTTGAATGGTAATCCATATGTCATCACACTACGGGTAATAgttgaaattattattgttagatgtttttttttttttgaaaattttgttgttgttgttgttatggttattattaaatatgaaaatattaaaaatcaataaggaaacATTTTTTTGATGCACCCAAACTAAAGATATTCATATTTTAGTTTAGTGGTATATATGTCATACTTTCTTTAAGAAGTCTCATGATCTATTCCctttaaatatatatgatgtagTCAATTGCACCTAGCTAATAGAATCATATATTTCACTGACCATTATTGATAATAATTCCTGGTAATATGTAATACCGACACTTAGAATGTCAATCTTAGTCCAAAATTGATgcattaataatacaaaaaaagatttttttaaaaaaataactagtTATGAGGTATGACCAAAAAATCAAGTCAATAGCATAAAAACGATAAACTTGATACCCGCTCAAAGCTACTCTTTGTAGACTCTTGTATAATTTAGCCCAACTAATAaacccaacaacaacaacaataataatgcaacctctcaaagtgaggggctccttgtgcgcagtaagcaaatgtctaacttatgtgttcagttgagttaccatgatttacatcctcacAATATTTTGTCAGGCCGGGGCGAGGGAACACTTCCatgggcgtttggttggagggaaggaattaggtgggaaaggaattgcaattccataggAAAAGAATAACGTgggaataaagtgggagtttaaattccagtgtttagttggaggaaataaaattactaggaatttcaattccaatgtttggtatacatgggaattgaaagggaataagtagtataaagtccaaaatgccattgttattattattattactagtattttcgcccgtgcgttgcacggaatggatttgttataatattttaagaatatttggatcgatatacaattatataaattataacatcgaatattgtatagcgcaattgatgaatgaaattggttggatcaattatgttgtctggtgttttccttgcttgaattagagcaaataattgttcaattaccggTGCGAtgtacaaataaattttttattatatatgtagataataaaaataaagaaaattattagaaaaattctaatattgaacgtgtacatttatttgattataagattagtgcaaaagtataactcaattaattgaaatatatatgacttgtttgtttacaattatcttaaaaagatcgatatgaaatatgacttatgtaattatattattactaaaataaatatgagaaaaatgagaaataatttaattataattattataaaaataaattcaacgaccagtgttattatcataataattattaggcaactattattagtcaattacactaatatatgtgcaattatacttttataccttaagtatattaattttcaccctatcgcatttagtttttcttcctccttcatatttgaatgaattaattgtaactattataaaaaatctaacagtcatgtttaattaatttttttttaagtttttaaataattttcagtcaattagtaatatccattcccttttttaatttgcctaattttccttttccattatgatttttttatattttcaatcaattagtaaaatcagttttctttttcattttctctttaatattgtctgggcggaatttcacaaaggatgactgactcgggagaaagccacatacaattgaccctgactaaagaccgatttttttagtaataacccaacgtgagttagtgtttggccttagcttttgtttatagtcatggcatatgcaaatatcaatgagaattgtttatgttggaacttgaaggacaatcAGTGGTTCTGCCAAATCAACATTATAGTAAGGCAAGACAGAATCCACGTGCTCCTCCCATAGAGTAACAGTGAGCCGACTACCCCANccattagtgaaagaacaatattgttgaaagatttgcgtCACAATATCATTTTActatttcgatttgtgtgagtaggttataaaatttctaattgatgaatgtatttataatacgaattgacggaggaattgtagtataggaattgtagaggaattgtagtatacgaattgtattggaattgtagtataggaattgtagaatagtagacttcattttgtagtattggatttcgtgttttaatagatttatttgatacgaattgtattagaattgtagtataggaattgtattgttttaatattattctattgtttatacgaattgtattggaattgtagtataggaattgtattgttttaatattattctattattttaattgttt of Ipomoea triloba cultivar NCNSP0323 chromosome 3, ASM357664v1 contains these proteins:
- the LOC116013752 gene encoding uncharacterized protein LOC116013752, whose amino-acid sequence is MEACLFSIKPTPTPRIKISPVPALPRCVHGGSRRLQRSTAVKCGGGGSSVPELERKLEEELAGMGRERGKCYEVNGVAELLECLEREAIMGDDEGRDPNDYNRRAQIFDKSSRIFQALKENSSSSDAILDSSPD
- the LOC116013751 gene encoding rhodanese-like domain-containing protein 7; translation: MQAALPSFRRTASMAAPRMLSTSSTISPNPNPNPNPIVRRPAMKSTSEPPSLAALSFPFFSNPKFALSTAPQNATISKCFASTPATNSIPLPAAELGNEESDSTSAEPNLVVVSFYKFANFPDHAELRKPLKELCEQLRVSGGIILAPEGINGSICGTRESVEEVLAFIQCGDRLKGLRRVESPVSPEEEAIHHGHTSSSPLAAGEDAPFRWDHVRVKLKKEIVTLGMPSVSPIERVGKYIKPKDWNALISDPDVVVIDVRNDYETRIGKFKGAVDPCTAAFRDFPTWVEDRFELGESENQMHSAGSTGGSEKQATEMEKKPLPKVAMYCTGGIRCEKASSLLLRNGFEEVYHLEGGILKYLEEVPETESLWEGECFVFDKRVSVEHGLAQGTFKLCYGCKQPVSDADMDAPEWEYGVSCPYCFSSKSEEEKERARARQRQFERWGIIGGPDKGRKTAKIMESKQNSPAQMSSSL